DNA from Elgaria multicarinata webbii isolate HBS135686 ecotype San Diego chromosome 8, rElgMul1.1.pri, whole genome shotgun sequence:
TGTTTGACCACCCTCCCGTTGCAGCACAGCCTGCCTCCAATGAGTGCTACGTAAACATCGGGGGGCCGTTGGTTTTCCAGCGATGTGCCTCGTCCTTCGTATTGGTTGCAGAGTCTCTCACCGGAACAATTTCCAAGAAGATTCACTTAATGAAACCAGAGTCCGGTGAATTGAACTCCAAAGTAATGCCTGCTGGGATTACTTAGTCCAAAGCCACTTGCAGGCAGTGGGGAAGATGGTCCACCCAGCTAGTGCTTCAGTTACAGAGAAATAATCTTTCCCCACATTCAAACAGCAGGTGATGGTTTCTGACTAACGAAACCTCAAACATGTATGTTTCTGTAGCAATTGTGAATACTGCATATTGGGCGGAGCCTGTGACGTCCTGGGTGTACCCCTTCTGCCCCCAAGTTTctgccattttaaagccattaCTTGGTAGAATCTTCCCTCCTCCTGGGGACTGAAGTTCTCCAGTTTGTCATCCCAGGAAGAACACGATCTAAacttagaatttaaaacaaagaattGCCAAGACAACCCTCTGCCCCACCATCTTTCTCAACCTCTGGgcgaggttccccccccccccgtcagctCCTCCCAATTGGTCTGAGTTTGTCCTTCAGCTGTgcacactccctcctgcccccccagCTCCCTGCTTTGGGGCGCACAGCTGGCAAGAAGGTGCACCAGGGCTCTTGCTGAAGCGAAGCAAGTCGGGGCCTAAAAGGCGGGGTCCCCAGGGACCCTGCCTCTGCTGCCACGGGCTCCAAAAGAAATGAATACCTGTTTCTAATGTGTATTCTTTAAAAGAGGGGCAATACGGCAGTTCGGAGATCCTTGTGCAACGCAGCCCTTCCCTTCTGCATTCCACCTGCCCATTCCAACATGCCCGAATTGGAAAATGACAAAGAGTCGCGCTTAGTGGCCCAAGACCCACCCCCACGGAAAGGCACGCGTgggtttcctttttttatttattattgcatttatattccaccttttttcctccaaggaacccaaggcagcatacataatcctcctcctctccattttatcctcacaacaacaaccctgtggggtaggttgggctgagtgtctgtgactggcccaaagtcacccagagggtttccatggccgagtggggactagaacctggatctcccgactcccagtccgacccCTTAGCCCCTTTAAGCCTGGGATGGCCCCAAGCATCAGTAACCACGTCCGCTCGTCCTTAGAGGATCCTCCTCTTTGCTTAACACTAAAGGCGAATCCATTCCTGGCACCACGTAAGGTTGCCCCGGGTGAGCCCGCTGCGTGAGGAAGTGTGGCCAGATCCAACTTGCCGCTAACTTCCAGCCATTGATGTTTCAGGCCAGGATGTTGCTCCTGCCtgcggcgctgctgctgctcctcttccagccGAGCGTTGTGTCCGAGTGCAGCTACGTCCTGAGAGATGCCTTCCGCTGCTCCGGCGCGGGGATCCACGACTTGGCCTCGCTGGGCATTCCCAACAACGTGACCCAAATGCTGATCATGAGCACCAGCGCCACGGAGTTGGCAGACGGCTTGTTCGCCGACATGAAAGTGTTGCAGCGTCTCATTCTGTCCTCTAACCAACTCTCAGCGATTTCTCCGGGATGCTTCGAAGGCCTCGGGCAGTTGAAGACCCTGAAGCTGAGCAACAACAAGTTACGGCAGCTGCCCGGCGGGGTCTTTGACCCGCTGCTCCGCCTTCAGCAGCTGGCCTTGGAGCACAACCGGTTGCTGAGCCTCCCGCCGGGCCTCTTTGACCGACTGCTCAACTTGCAGGAGCTCTCCTTGAGCAAGAACTTCCTGGCTGCGCTGCCCGGGCAGCTCTTCCGACGCCTCGCCCGGCTCGAACAGCTGGACCTGTCCAGGAACCAGCTGGTGGCCTTGCCTCGGAACATCTTCTCCACCTTGTCCAGTCTCAAGAAGCTCATTCTGTCAGCCAACGGCCTCGCCTCGCTGGAGCCCGGCTTGTTTGCCCACCTGGGCGCACTGCTGGAGCTCCAGCTGCACTCGTGCGCCATCGGGGCCGTCGCCCCGGGGGCATTCCACGGCCTCCGCCAGCTGCAGACCTTGACCCTGTCTGACAACAGGCTGCCCACGCTGCCTGCCGAGCTCTTCTTCCCCCTGCGCCGGCTGGCCCGGCTGACCCTGCACAGGAACCCGCTGCAGGCCCTTCCGAGGCGGCTCTTCGGGGAGACGCCGCATCTCCACAGCCTGTGCCTCTGCGAGACCCGGCTCTCCACTCTGCCGGCCCTCATGCTGAGCAACCTGACCCGGCTGGAGCGGCTGGGGCTGAGCCTGAACCCTCGCCTGAGCGCCCTCCCCGGGGGGGTCTTCCGAGGCCTCGCCAGCCTGGAGGCGCTGTCGTTGCACTCCAACAATCTGTCCAGCCTCGCAGAGGAGGTCTTCGGGGGGCTGGAGAACCTGCGGGAGCTCTCCCTCTTTGGCAACCGGATCACAGGGCTCCCTCCAAACGTCTTCCGTCACCTCGGGCGCCTGGAAACCCTCTACCTGAACAATACTGGGCTGCGCGCTCTCCCTGGAGATGTCTTTGCCTCCCTTCCCAGCTTGCAGAAGGTTTGGCTTGACGGGAACCCCTGGCGCTGCTGCTGTGAGCTTGCCGCCTTTGCATCCTGGCTGCGGAAGAACACCGGCCTTGTGCAGGACGCTGCTGCTGTGACCTGCCACAGCCCCCCAGCGCTGCGGCACACTCCCGTGCATGCCGTCCCCCAGGGCCAGCTTGCCTGCCCGGCCACCACGGCTCGTGCCCACTGGCCATCGCAAGGCCAACCCTCGCCCTCTCCTCCTGGAACTGAACTCGTGGCTTCAGCTTGGCAGCCCACGCCTGGCACATCCCGAGTCCCCCAGACGGCACCAGCCTCCTCCGCACCTCTCTCTGATGCCAGCACAGAGATTCTGGATGCAGCTGGCATCTACTCTAGTGGTGCCCCTGTGGCATTGCCTTACCTGGCAGAGTATAATTACAGCTACCTGGACCCCACAATGGACACCCCCATGGTCATCGGGCAAAGGTGGTGGGTCTTTAATCTCAAGAGCCCAATAGGTTGGGTTCTTTTCAGCCTCCACCTCCTGGCACTGGTGACTCAGGCACTGGCTGTGGGGGCCACGTTGTACGTGGCTCTTCAGGTCTGGCAAGTCCGGGCCAGGAGGAGAAATGCCCCTGCCGTGCCTGTTCTCACGCCTTGGGCCAGGGGTGCCGAGCCAGGCCCGCGGGAAGCAGAGAGCAGCGCTTACTGTACCATTGGGCTGGTGCTGAAAGGCTCCTGAGCCGGCACTCGGGGTCCGCCCGAAGCACAAGTGGCCGGCAATGCCAGGTCCGTGGCGCCGTGCTCCCGCCCGCCCACGCAGCCCCGCTTTCCCTTGCACATCCATTCATTCCTCTCCCTTGAATTGCCTCTCCTTGGAAGACTCCCTGGCTGCCTCCtggtgcccctccctccctctccccccacccccaggctggGCCCTTCCCGTGGGCCGCCCGTGCTTTCCCTGGCACTACTCCTGAAGGACGGCTATGGCTGTGATGGTGGCGGGGGCAGCTCCTCCTCCACTGGCCCCGTGCCCTCCCCCTCCTCCGTCAATCTTGGGTCCTCCTCAAGGCTCACCGGCGCTCTGGGAGCTGCGCTTGAGCCATCCGGGCCCTGCAGGGCTTGCGGCCCCCACACCCCCTcccactgtggaatgacctctggGCCTCCCCAGGATGCCGTCCAGTTCACTGCAGGATGGCAGGAGAGCCGGCTCTGGATGCGCGGGATGCCCACACCAGCGAGCCACGGCCACCTTTGGCTCGGGTTGACCTTGGAGCGCCTCGGACCTCTTCTCCGTGGGATggagggagtggggtgggaggccTCCCTCCCATCATAACGGTGTGCCTAGGAGGGgcaggctggggggtggggcttttgcccccccccccggtggctgCCCATCCTTACACCGGCTGCTTGCtttacctcccctcctcctcctcctcctctgtttttgGCTGAGCAgcggggttgggggtgggtggtggtaaCAACTCCAAGGTCTAGACAAGGAGTGCAGGATAAAGACCCCTGATCAAGAACACATTTGCAAAACATGCCCATTCGCACATATTGTATAGATTTGCTTAACTCAGAGCAAAATGTGGGCAGCATTAGGAGTTAATTTCCATCTTAATAGTTCTCACGTCTAAACGCAAAGATCTCAATGTTCCTGTGACTTGCCTGTTCTTGCAACTTTTTCTGTCTGAAAGAGCAAAGCATTGTTTAAAACGTACTCAATGAAATAAACGAGCACAGAACGTGCACCACGTCTGAGTGCCCTTTCAGGATGGCCCTCAGGCTCGCTTTGCCACGCTGCCTGCCCTGCCGTGGCTCAGGGGGCCGGGCCAGGAGGGAGCTCCCCTGCCCCAGTGCTCACGAAGGCCCCATGGCGGCGCTGAGGCTGGCAGCCCCGGGCCCTTCCACTGGGCCCCGCCAAGACGACGGCTGCGTTGCCCCGGAGGGTTCCTGAggctccagcaggcctttgggccAGCCTGGCCGCCTCCGGGGTCGTCTCAGAACAGCGGCTTCCACTTCTGCTGCGAGCAGTGCCCTGCGTTGCACAAGAGGAAGTCTGGATCCACGGATAGGAGCCCTGGGGCTGCTGCGGTTCCGGGCTGTTTGGCCTCCTAGCAACCACTGGGCAAACACCATGACGCGGCCTTCTGCCCACGCCGGTGGATGACTccatgcagcagcaacagcaaaaagaGGGCCACGGCGCCCAgcatgcccagcccagcccagctcagCCCCGGCCCTGTCGGGACAGGCATCTCTCTTCCTGCCCAGGGAATGGCTGTGCCTCCACACCAGGAGTGGGTTGTGGGTGCATGCAGGATGGAAGGGAGCGTGCGATGTGGAAAGAGCTGTGCGTGTGCAAGGGTTCTGCGCAGCCTGAAGGACGTTCCCAGCTCCAGCCCCCCTGCCCAGGTGCCCCTTCCCCTGGTGCTGCAattcagcacccacccacccacccccacatgcacacagccgGCCGGCCCTGCGCAGAGacgtgccccctccccccttcttgcCCGTCCTGGGCTCccccccttccttgccccggaaTCCTTCAGGTGGGACCTTTCAGTGACTGGAGCTATTCCCAAATTGCTCCAGAATTGCTTCCAGGCGTGCTGGACCGGGAGAGGTGCCTTCCCCAAACCCTCCTCTGCCTTGTTCCGCAGGGCCCTGGGCCAAGAccagggtggggggggtggggggcggcttcaTCCTTCGTTTCAGGCTGGCCAGGGAAGCGTTTGGCCgcctgccctgctgctgctggggggCTGCTATTCCGCTGCAGGGCTGAGCCGGCGGCCCTTGCTGGGGGGCTTGGCTGGCTGGGAGAGGCTCTTGCCGGGCTGGCCAGGTGCCGACTGCTGcagggtcattatcccatgaagctgatgggtgggagattcaggccagagaaaaggaattcagagcagagttaaatcatggaattcactcccacaagatgcagtgatggccaccaggtggctttgaaagagggttggatcaattcctggaggaggagaagtctgtcaagggctactagccctgatgctatgtgctaccttcaggatccggggcaggaagcctgtgtgcaccagtggctggggaacatgggttggagggtgctgtggcactcatgtcctgctcattcacccctggccattggctggttggccaccgtgccaacagagtgctggactagacggaccctcggactgatccagcctcaggactcttctgatgttcctttGTCTGCTCAGCTCTGGCACAGCCATCCCCAGGGGCCACGGGAGTTTCTGGGGCTGGAATTcccacttcgggggggggggagggctggggggtCAGGGGGGGTCAGCCGGGACTTTACAGCAGTTGTTCACTTCCTGCTCTGAGCGGCGGAAAGGTGGCCGCAGGCCCTTCTTCCGGAGCCGCTCATGGTTTCCTGCTGGGAAGCCCCAGGCCCCGAGCTGCGCTCCTACACGAgagccaccgctgctgctgctgctctttggagGCGGTGAGGAAGCCAGGCCTCCTGAGCAGggagggcgtgtgtgtgtgtgtttctcctggCCCATCTTTCCCCCAGCCCACCACCACAGCAATGGCTGTAGGGTCCCAGGCAGCAGGCAAGGCtcagccctccccctcccccccccctccgtgcAGGCTGTCCTTGCCCATCcactcggggtgtgtgtgtgactggggCGGAGGCGGCCTGGGCTCCCCTCTGTGGGCAGAAGCCTCGGATCTTGCTCCCCCAGGAAGCCCTTTGGGTGCCCGGGGGCTGTGCGCTCGTGGCCTCTGGGGCTGGGGAAGGGATTGGGGAGATGCCCCCTCCCCGTGCAGACCAGGACAGGGCGAGGTGTGGCTCTgtccagggagaaggggagaggtgGAGGCGGAGGAGTCGCCAAAGGCATGGCACAGCTCGCCCGCCCACCTGCCCTTCACTGGTCAAGAGcaaagatggaagcagcagcagcagggaaacagGGGTGGCTGCTGATCAGGGCTGCAGATCCCAGGGGAGGCTTTTCTCCTGCCAACCTTCTGCCTAATTCGTGGGATTTTAGGGGGGGATGCAGGCGGCCACATCTCCCACCCGTCACCCTCCCGTGTCTCCCCACCgcttccgtcttttttcttagTGCAGAAAACCCCCGAGGGAGAAGAAGATGGGAGAGCTGGTGGAGGCCCCTGGTTGCccccagagcccccccccccgggcagacGCCCGAGGAGAAGGTGCTGCTGCCTCTGGATCCTCCGTGAAATGCCCTCTCTGGAAACAGCCGGAGCCTCTGCGCCCGGGCCAGGGAAGGCACAGGCAGCCCCTGCTTTTGGGCGTGACGTTGGGGGTTGgcgttttccctcccccccatcacaAAAGACTCCAGGCTGCTTGGCGGCTGGGCGCTCCtctgcagctccccccccccacgctcccTGTTTCTCTCAAGCAAGATGGCTCAAACcgctgggagcagcagcaggccacgGCGGCCCTCTCTGGCGCTGGCGGAATGGGCCCTGGCCTGGCCAAATCCTGCTCCATGTGCGAGGGATCATCCTGCTTTGCTGGCTGAGGCCATGAACCGCCCCGAGTGCCTGCCAACGCTCCTCCCCGCCCTGCTCTCCCCACGGCTAATTTTAGTAGCTGTTCTCATGCACAAAGCAGCTGAGCGGGGAACTGAATCCCACGCAGGGCCATGAAGCCTGGGCTGCTGCTGGGGCAggcggaggggtgggggtgggggtgggggtggggtggggtgggggtgggggtggggtgggagtgggagcaGAAACCTCTGTGGAGATGGAGAGTCGGGACAGAAGCGGGTGGAAGCAGTGCCCGGCCTGGCCGGCGTTCAAGTGACCCAGAAGTCTCCAGACAGAGAAAGGGACAAAAAAGCTGAACGcggctttatttattattgcagtgtgtgtgtgtgcgtgtgtgtgtgtgtgactgtacaTGCCATTTCATCAGCaaaaaaaggcatctctctgccctgaggagcttacagtGCAAATTTCAACAGTGGAGAGGCAGCCCAGTGGAGTGGAAGCCAAGGGAGAGGCGGAGGGCGGGCTGAGGACAGACAAAACAAGGGTGAGCCCAGTTGCAGACGGGCCGCTGGCCTCTAGGGCGAAGCCCAAACAggcaggcgaggaggaggaggaggaggaggccgcctgTGCGGTGGCATCGCTTGGCACCAGTTGGCAGAGTTTAGCACAGGCCTCGTGAGTGAGGGGGCGTTTGTTGGGATGGTTTGGCCAGTGTGAAGGGCTCACAGATTGGTTGCCCGCTTCAGCCCCTGAAAGGGGAGTATGGAATGGTGATGAGCCCCAGGCCGTTCTtgaggagaaaagagagaggaggaggaggaggaggaggaggaggaggagggtggtggtcactgctggcATCCTGCTGACCCCTCTGCTCAGCCCACACGAAGGCTGCTTCCAGGTGCCACCTCTATGGGCATaagaagaacacc
Protein-coding regions in this window:
- the GP5 gene encoding platelet glycoprotein V, with protein sequence MLLLPAALLLLLFQPSVVSECSYVLRDAFRCSGAGIHDLASLGIPNNVTQMLIMSTSATELADGLFADMKVLQRLILSSNQLSAISPGCFEGLGQLKTLKLSNNKLRQLPGGVFDPLLRLQQLALEHNRLLSLPPGLFDRLLNLQELSLSKNFLAALPGQLFRRLARLEQLDLSRNQLVALPRNIFSTLSSLKKLILSANGLASLEPGLFAHLGALLELQLHSCAIGAVAPGAFHGLRQLQTLTLSDNRLPTLPAELFFPLRRLARLTLHRNPLQALPRRLFGETPHLHSLCLCETRLSTLPALMLSNLTRLERLGLSLNPRLSALPGGVFRGLASLEALSLHSNNLSSLAEEVFGGLENLRELSLFGNRITGLPPNVFRHLGRLETLYLNNTGLRALPGDVFASLPSLQKVWLDGNPWRCCCELAAFASWLRKNTGLVQDAAAVTCHSPPALRHTPVHAVPQGQLACPATTARAHWPSQGQPSPSPPGTELVASAWQPTPGTSRVPQTAPASSAPLSDASTEILDAAGIYSSGAPVALPYLAEYNYSYLDPTMDTPMVIGQRWWVFNLKSPIGWVLFSLHLLALVTQALAVGATLYVALQVWQVRARRRNAPAVPVLTPWARGAEPGPREAESSAYCTIGLVLKGS